From the genome of Haloarcula taiwanensis:
CTTCAAGGACCGCTCCGAGCAGTTCCGGAGCGAGTATCAGGAGGACCACGGCGGCTTCACGAAGACGCCGAGCGAGTCCCGCGAAATCGTTCGGGACGCTCTCGACCGCGGCATCTACGAGGTCTGTTCGGTGTCGGGACTCCACCCCGCGCTCGCGCTGGACGACGAACACAGAGAGATACTGGAGACCAGCGACCGCGGCGACCTGAACTACCGCTCGCCGGCGGAGTACGAGAAAGACCCGGCCACCTACTGTGAACAACTCAGCGCGATGAACGTCGGCGACGTCCACCTCCATTCAATGACGCCGGAGGAGGCCTATCACGCCCGCCGCGGCACCGACTGGTCCTACGAGGAGGTGTACGGCCGGCTGAAAGAGGCCGGGCTCGACAGTGTCCCCGGCACCGCCGCCGAAATCCTCGTCGATGAGGTCCGTGACGTTATCTGTCCGGGTAAGATTGGGACCGACGAGTGGCTCGAAGCGATGGAGGCGGCCGCGTCGGTCGGTCTCGATATGACCTCGACGATGATGTACGGCCACGTCGAGAACGAACGCCATCGCGCGCTGCACCTGAAGCGTATCCGCGACCTGCAGGACCGGACCGGCGCGATTACGGAGTTCGTCCCGCTATCCTTTGTCCACGAGGAAACGCCGCTGTACGAGCGCGGCATGGTTGACGGCGGCGCAACGGTCGACGAAGACGAACTGCTGATTGCCGTCTCCAGACTGTTCCTCGACAACATCAACCACATTCAGGCCTCGTGGGTCAAATATGGCGACACGCAGGGACTGAAGATGCTCACCTGCGGTGCCGACGACTTCATGGGGACAATCCTCTCTGAGGAGATTACCAAGCGCGCCGGCGGCGACTACGGCGAGTTCCGCTCGTTTCAGGAGTACGCCGATATGATTTCCGCTATCGGCCGGACGCCCGTCGAGCGCTCGACGGACTACGAACAGCGCCGCGTCATCGACCCTGACGCCGACGTGCTCGGCCCGCAACTCGGACCACAAGCTGACGGAACGCCGTTACTCGACTGAAGTAGTAGACCACGGCTGGGCACTGGCCGTGGCCATTGTGGTAGAGTATTTTGCCTGGAACTGCTGTCAGAGGCACGTCCAGGCATGATATATATTGGTGTGCCAGTGTATGTGTAGCTATGGCCTAGACGACTAGGTGATTGGTGTCCGGGATCTGCTCCGACTGTAACGGCAGTTCACGCGAAGAAACCGACAGGCAGTCTCAGGAGGCTCCCGGATTCTCGCCCCGGTTCAGTATCGACCGGAACCGTTCGCCGGCGTCGGTATCAGCCTCGATGGCCGCCTCGATGGGATCCGAGAGCCAGCCGTTATCAACGAACCGGTCGTAGACCGGTAGCCGCTCTGTCAGTGGCACCTCGGCGGCCTCGGCGACGGCAGTCAACTCCTGTAGAGCGGGCCACTCGTACTCTGGGTTGATGTGGTCGACCGTCACTGGGGAGACGCCGCCCAGGTCGTCGATGCCACAGTCGGTCAGGTCACGGGCGGGCGCAAGGTTCGGGGGGACCTGAACGGACACCGCCTCGGGCAGGGCCGCACGGGCCATCGCCGTCACCCGGCGCATCGTCGCTAAGTCGGGGGAGCCGCTCCGCCATCGCTCGTTCTCGACGACAGGCTGGACGATAACCTCCTGAATGTGACCATACCGCTCGTGCATTTCGCGGATAGCGAGCAAGCTCTCGGCGCGGTTGTGCCAGTCCTCGCCGATCCCAACGAGGATACCCGTTGTGAACGGGACGCCGAGTTCGCCAGCCACTCGGAGGGTGTTGAGCCGCTGGCCGGGGTTTTTTGCTCGTGGACCGCCGTGGGCCTGCACCTCGGTGGTCGTCTCCAGCATGACGCCCATCGAGGCGTTCAGGTCGGCGACGTGAGCCATCTGGTCGCGCGTCTGGTCACCCGGGTTGGCGTGGGGGAGCAACCCCTCTTCCAGCGCGATTTTGCAGGCTTCGCGGAGATACTCGTGGATGGAGTCGTAACCCCACGCGGCGAGCTGGGCGTGTATCTCGGTGTAGCGGTCGTCCGGGTCGTCGCCGAAGGTGAACAGCGCCTCGGTGCAGCCGGCGTCGGCCCCCCGGCGACACGTCTCCCGGATTTCATCTGGGTCCATCAGTTCGGCCTCGCCCGGCGGATCGTAGTACGTGCAGTAGGTACAGGTGTATCGGCACGCGGTCGTCAGCGGCACGAACACGTTCCGGCAGTAAGACAGTGCTGACGCCGCCCCGACGTCCTCGGGCATCACCGACAGCAGGCGCTCGACGTCATCGTCCGGAATGTCGATGGCGATGTCGTACGCGTCCGTGCCGGGTATCACGTTCCGGGGTCTGCACCCTATGGATAAAAAGTTTCAGTCGTGTGTGATAGCCTGTGACAGTAGTTGTAGGCGGTCGAAACAGGGCGCGCGGCAACAGAATCAGTGTGTCGCTACACGCCGAGCACCTGTGAACCGGTATCCGCGCCGAAGTACCGCGTGGTCGACGATACCTCTGTGGTCGTACCTGTTCAGTCCGCCGGCGTTACTGTGGCGTCGCCCGACTCCCGAAGCAGTTTCGTGGCGAACACCTGCCGTCGGGCGTAAAAGAAGTACACGTAGGGGACCTTCGCCAGCAGGTCGAGGAATGCATAGGTGATGCTGACACCGACGTAGGTCGCGAACCCAAGTCCTTCGGGGCCAGCAAGCCAGACGAGCGGATACGCGATCCACAGCAGCCCGACGTGGTTCTTGAGGAGGCTAAACAGACCGATACGCTGTGGGTCGTCCGGAACTGAGCGCGGGAAGACGAGGTACAGGTAGGCAAACAGCGAGACGTGGAACATCGCCGAGACGCCGAACAGCGCCCATTTCAGTGTTCCAGCAGTGACAACCGCCCCGACGCCTGCAAGTATCATCAGGGCGTCCGCCGCCATAACCCCGACAATCGCCCGTCTCGACGCGCCCGCAGTATACCCGATAAATCCGACGAGCAACGGCGTCGTCACCACCCAGTCGAGATATCGGAACCCGACAAGCGTCGTCTCACCAATGGTTACGGTGCCGATACCGAACGCCATCGCAACGTACGAGAGGCCTGCAACTGCCGGTATAAGCGCCAACGCCCCCAGAACCGACCGTTCGTCGGACCCCTCAAGCGACGCATAGAGGAACCCGACGATAGCGACACCGACCGCAAAGCCCGCGGCGGTTATCCCGTACACGACTGCAACGGCGTCCATCAGTCGTCACCCCCGACTGACGGCGACCCTGCGACGCGTCTGTGGCTCGCCGCCGTAGTATCTGTGTCAACAGTAAATAGTCGCACCCGGGATTCGAGGTCGTCAACCGCGGTTTCGCGGAAGGAATCGAGTGAGTCGGAGATCGACTTGACGACGTCCCGCTGCCGACGGATCTGTGTCGACATTTCCTCTGCAGTAGTCGCCGTCTCCGCACTTGCTTCAGTGACAACCTCTATCGAGTCGGCCGTCGCCTGCACGGTGTCTGCCTGTTCCGAGGTCGTCTGTCGCATCTCCTCGATGGATGCTGAGATGTCGTCGACGGCCTCCGCGATTGTCGCAATCTCCGACAGGGCCGACTCAACGGTCTCAGTACCAGTTTCGACTCGCGTTTCGGTCGCCTGTATCGAGGCTGTCACCTCTTCTGTCTGCTCAGAGACCTCAGCGATGACCGTTGCTATCTCGTCAGCCCGTGACTGCGTCTCTTCAGCGAGTGACTTGACTTCGTCGGCAACGACGCTGAACCCATCCCCGTCCGCGCCGCTGCCCTGTCCACCAGCGCGAGCGGCCTCTATCGACGCATTCAACGCCAGCATATTCGTCTGCTCTGCGATCTCGGAGATGATGTCCGCGATGTCGGTTATCTCGGCCATTCGCTGCTGGAGGGTCTCGACCTGTGTGACAGCTTCAGCTGCATCAGCCTGTATCCGGTCCATCTCTGTCAGGGCTGTTTCTGAGGCTGCCCGGGCGTCGTTGCTGGCCTCCTCGACCTCACGGCTCCGGTCGGCAAGGTTGTCAATTGTCGCGGCGATTTCCTCTGCCGACGCGCTCACGTCCTGAATATCGGCTGCAGCTGATTCGAGCTTTGTCTGCTGATCGGTTGCCTGCGTCTGGATATCGGCAACCGTTTCCACAGCCGCGTCTACCTCCTGTTGGACTTGCTGACTCGTTTCGGTAATCTCGTCAGTTTCGGTTGTGATACGCTCGGAAACGGCGGTGACCGTCTCGATTGTCTCCTGTAGCTCGTCCATCATCCTGTTGAACGACTGGCCGACGGTTTCCATAGCGTCGTACTCAGTGGCCACATCGACACGCTGCGTGAGATCGCCGTCTGCGGCGTCTGCCATGACCGTCCCGTACGCTGTTGCAATTTCCTGGTAGGCTGTGGCGAGTTCCCGTGCTTCCTCCTCAGCGGCCTCTGCTTCGGCCTGTGCCTCGTTTGCGTCAATCTGTGCCTGTTCGAGGTCCGCCCTCGCAGCCTCCATCTCTGACAGTCGGTCGCGCAACGAGACGCGCATTTGCTCGATGGAGTCAGCAAGGTCACCGAACTCATCGGTCCGCGTCGAGACGATTTCGGTATCGAGGTCCCCGTCTGCCACCCGCTGTGTCTGTGCTGATAACTCGGTGATGCTCGCGACCGTTTCGGCTGCGTTGATCGAGCCAAGTGTCAGTAAGCCGGCGATGCCGGCGACGACTGTTGATGCGACATCCTGTGTTACCACCCCGACTGTGATAAGGAGGGTAGCCGTTGCGATGTATCCGACACCGAGCTTGGCCCCGTAGCTCTGCTTGACACTAGAAACAGTCACATGTGGATAGTAGTCTGAAACTACCTAAATGTAAACTCGGGAGTATCAGGATTGATATTACGGCGGCGGAGACTGGTCCAAACTACCGAGATCGCTGCACGTCGACTCGCCCACCGGCGGCTGTCAGTTCGAACCCTGACTGTGTGAGCCAATCCGCGGCCGCGCCCTCGCTGTGTAACAGCACCTCTGCGAGATCATCCGGTTCGTCGATATCGGTCGCGAGCCGCCGCGAGTCAATTTCGGTAACGCTGGCTCCCACGTCGCGTGCGGTCTCTCGGTGGTCGCGGATAGACGCGCCGTGGTAATCGACCCTGAATTCGGGGTGCCGACAGACGAAGGCGTTCGTCCCGCCGCCCAGGCCCGGGGCCAGCACCACGTCGGCTTCGGGAGCGAGCAGTCGCTCGATGCTCTCACGAGTTACGAGCGGGAGGTCGGCCATCACGACGGCAAGCGCTCGTTCGCCGTCAGTCACTGTCGACGCGAGCAGGTCGTTAACGAGCGCGTCGAGTCCGCGGTCGTCGACGGTGACCGGCACGGCACAGTCAAGCGGTGCTGTCGAGATGATCTCGGGTTCGTGGCCCGCCGCTGTCACTGCGTCGACGACGTCTGAAAGCATAGCTTCGGTAAAATCACGGCGCTCGGCTGGAGACAGAACAGACGCAAGTCGCGTTTTGGGGGCAGACCCCGAGACGGGGACGACAAGACGCATTACAGCTTGGAGTACTCGTCCTCACTCATCTGCGTGTACGCGTAGTAGCCGCCACCGACCAGCAACAGGAGGACGACAAGTCCGCCGCCGACCAGCAGGAGCGTTCGCTGGGTCTGGGCGCTCTGCTGGGCCTGCTGTGCCTGACTCTCAGCCTGCCCGGCGAGGTCCTGGGCGTTCTGGAAGTTTCCGTTCTCGTATGAGGAGATGGCGCTACTGACCAGTTCTTCGGCGTTTTCGTTCCCACCGGCCGCGTCGATTGCAGCCTGTGCGTCGTCGATCGCTTGCCTCGCGGCCTGACTCTCTTCGGTGTAGTGGTGAGCGGTGTCGCTGCGGAACTCCTCTTCGTTGTTGCCGCTGATTCGACTGAGCGAGGCGACCTGATAGTTCTGTGCCGGGTCGTACGTGTAATTCGAGATGGCTGGCGTCGTGCCGACGAGTTCGACGCGGACTTGGTCACCGTTGTTATCGATTTCCAGATCCTGTTCGAA
Proteins encoded in this window:
- a CDS encoding 7,8-didemethyl-8-hydroxy-5-deazariboflavin synthase subunit CofH, whose translation is MPDVPETVGTPDGSTEFEYRPTTDQSFENALAKARNGTRLTVDDAVELFTTGTDRDGIDHDRKEQVLEAADRRRAEVVGDEVTFVANLNNNVTTACNTGCLFCNFKDRSEQFRSEYQEDHGGFTKTPSESREIVRDALDRGIYEVCSVSGLHPALALDDEHREILETSDRGDLNYRSPAEYEKDPATYCEQLSAMNVGDVHLHSMTPEEAYHARRGTDWSYEEVYGRLKEAGLDSVPGTAAEILVDEVRDVICPGKIGTDEWLEAMEAAASVGLDMTSTMMYGHVENERHRALHLKRIRDLQDRTGAITEFVPLSFVHEETPLYERGMVDGGATVDEDELLIAVSRLFLDNINHIQASWVKYGDTQGLKMLTCGADDFMGTILSEEITKRAGGDYGEFRSFQEYADMISAIGRTPVERSTDYEQRRVIDPDADVLGPQLGPQADGTPLLD
- a CDS encoding 7,8-didemethyl-8-hydroxy-5-deazariboflavin synthase subunit CofG, with the protein product MIPGTDAYDIAIDIPDDDVERLLSVMPEDVGAASALSYCRNVFVPLTTACRYTCTYCTYYDPPGEAELMDPDEIRETCRRGADAGCTEALFTFGDDPDDRYTEIHAQLAAWGYDSIHEYLREACKIALEEGLLPHANPGDQTRDQMAHVADLNASMGVMLETTTEVQAHGGPRAKNPGQRLNTLRVAGELGVPFTTGILVGIGEDWHNRAESLLAIREMHERYGHIQEVIVQPVVENERWRSGSPDLATMRRVTAMARAALPEAVSVQVPPNLAPARDLTDCGIDDLGGVSPVTVDHINPEYEWPALQELTAVAEAAEVPLTERLPVYDRFVDNGWLSDPIEAAIEADTDAGERFRSILNRGENPGAS
- a CDS encoding rhodopsin, encoding MDAVAVVYGITAAGFAVGVAIVGFLYASLEGSDERSVLGALALIPAVAGLSYVAMAFGIGTVTIGETTLVGFRYLDWVVTTPLLVGFIGYTAGASRRAIVGVMAADALMILAGVGAVVTAGTLKWALFGVSAMFHVSLFAYLYLVFPRSVPDDPQRIGLFSLLKNHVGLLWIAYPLVWLAGPEGLGFATYVGVSITYAFLDLLAKVPYVYFFYARRQVFATKLLRESGDATVTPAD
- a CDS encoding chemotaxis protein, with the translated sequence MTVSSVKQSYGAKLGVGYIATATLLITVGVVTQDVASTVVAGIAGLLTLGSINAAETVASITELSAQTQRVADGDLDTEIVSTRTDEFGDLADSIEQMRVSLRDRLSEMEAARADLEQAQIDANEAQAEAEAAEEEARELATAYQEIATAYGTVMADAADGDLTQRVDVATEYDAMETVGQSFNRMMDELQETIETVTAVSERITTETDEITETSQQVQQEVDAAVETVADIQTQATDQQTKLESAAADIQDVSASAEEIAATIDNLADRSREVEEASNDARAASETALTEMDRIQADAAEAVTQVETLQQRMAEITDIADIISEIAEQTNMLALNASIEAARAGGQGSGADGDGFSVVADEVKSLAEETQSRADEIATVIAEVSEQTEEVTASIQATETRVETGTETVESALSEIATIAEAVDDISASIEEMRQTTSEQADTVQATADSIEVVTEASAETATTAEEMSTQIRRQRDVVKSISDSLDSFRETAVDDLESRVRLFTVDTDTTAASHRRVAGSPSVGGDD
- a CDS encoding 2-phospho-L-lactate guanylyltransferase; this encodes MRLVVPVSGSAPKTRLASVLSPAERRDFTEAMLSDVVDAVTAAGHEPEIISTAPLDCAVPVTVDDRGLDALVNDLLASTVTDGERALAVVMADLPLVTRESIERLLAPEADVVLAPGLGGGTNAFVCRHPEFRVDYHGASIRDHRETARDVGASVTEIDSRRLATDIDEPDDLAEVLLHSEGAAADWLTQSGFELTAAGGRVDVQRSR